The sequence below is a genomic window from bacterium.
ACTCCTTCCTGGCGCCCAACGAGGGTCTCGTGCTGCGGGACCAGTACACCGACGAGGAGCAGTCGACCCTGGCCGTGCGCGAGCGGCTCGACCGCGCCACGTCGCAGGAGAAGTTCAAGGCCTTCGAACTGTGGAAGTACAAGGGGCGCGGCCGACCCCTCTTCCCGAACCAGTACACGTCGATGCCCCTGGGGCTGAACTTCCTGTTCCTGGCCAGGCTCGGCGGCGGCGCCTACACCCTGGAGTCGACCAACGCCCACACCCAGGGAGGACCGTCCCGGTGACGTCCGCGGCGAGCCCGGCGGGTCCCAGATCCCCATGAAAACTGTTGACTTGCACCCGGCGTTGACACTTATTTCAGGGCAAGATAAGCTCCCCGGCGAGGTCGGTGGAGAGCGCTGCGGAGCGCAGGGAATCGCGGGTCGGCGGCGGTTGCGACGCGACCGAAATTCCGGCTCAAAAGGGTTTCTCGTCAGATCAGGCCGAACGCCAAGGCGGTCCCCAGCCGTCACCCGTCCGTTCGGCGGCAACCGGACCCACGGGTATCCATCTGGAAAGGGAGAGCAGGCACAATGGCACGTCATCGCACGTCTACCCACGCCGTCTTCTCGCTGCTCGCGGTGTGTGTCTTCGCGCTCGTCCTCGCGGCCCCGGCGATCGGCCAGGCGCAGGCGCGGACCGGCAGCAACATCGAGGGCATCATGGCGACGCCCGACTCCCTGGCCTTCGCCTCCGGGGTCCAGGACTCGGCCGGCGAAGTTCCCGTCGTCGTCCTGAAGCGCGGCGGACTGATGGGCCTGCTCGAGAAGACGCCGCTCGGCAAGAGCGGCGCCGGCGAACTGTTCATCAAGGGCGGCACCTTCATGTGGTGGCTGCTCGCGACGACCATCATCGGCCTGGTCTTCATGATCGAGCGCCTGTGGACGCTGAACCGCGCGGCGGTGAACTCCCGCAAGCTCATCGGGACGGTCATCACCACGCTGCGCAACGACGGCGTGCAGGCGGCCAGCGAGGAGTGCCAGAAGGTGCGCGGCCCCATCGCGGCCATCCTCTACTCCGGCCTGCAGAAGGCCGACCGCGGCCCCGAGGCCGTGGAAAAGGCCATCACCACCGCCGGCACCATCGAGATGGCGTTCCTCGAGCGCGGCCTGATCTGGATCGCCTCGGTGTCGACCGTCGCGCCCCTGATCGGCTTCCTGGGCACGGTGTCCGGCATGATCAACGCCTTCGAG
It includes:
- a CDS encoding MotA/TolQ/ExbB proton channel family protein, with the translated sequence MARHRTSTHAVFSLLAVCVFALVLAAPAIGQAQARTGSNIEGIMATPDSLAFASGVQDSAGEVPVVVLKRGGLMGLLEKTPLGKSGAGELFIKGGTFMWWLLATTIIGLVFMIERLWTLNRAAVNSRKLIGTVITTLRNDGVQAASEECQKVRGPIAAILYSGLQKADRGPEAVEKAITTAGTIEMAFLERGLIWIASVSTVAPLIGFLGTVSGMINAFEAIASSDTVNAQLVASGISEALITTAAGLIIALPASMSFNWFVQRIDRFVIEMEEATAELVEELIRQQHA